From the Companilactobacillus ginsenosidimutans genome, the window TTCTGGAACTGGTGCTAAATATCACGCTAAGACAGTTGTCTTAACAGCTGGTACAGCCTCACGTGGAAAAATTATTATTGGTGAGTTGATGTATTCATCAGGCCCCAATAACTCAATTCCTTCAATCAAGCTTTCAGAAGACTTGGAAAAACATGGCTTCAAGTTAGCTCGATTCAAGACTGGTACACCTCCACGTGTTAACAAGAACACTATCAATTTCGATGAAACAGAAGAACAACCTGGGGATGAAGAACCTAATCATTTCTCATTTGAGACTCCAGATGCTCAATATTTGAAGGATCAAATTTCTTGTTGGATGACATATACCAATGCCAGAACTCACAAGATTATCCGCGATAATCTCGACCGTGCGCCAATGTTTTCAGGTGTCATTGAAGGTGTTGGACCTCGTTACTGCCCTTCTATTGAAGATAAGGTTGTCCGTTTTGCTGACAAGCCTCGTCACCAAATTTTCTTGGAGCCAGAAGGTCGCGATACTCAAGAATATTATGTCGGTGATTTCTCAACTTCAATGCCTGAAGAAATTCAATTAAAGATGGTTCATTCGGTTGCCGGACTTGAAAATGCACAATTGATGCGTCCAGGCTACGCAATTGAATATGATGTTGTTGAACCTTGGCAATTGAAGTTAAACATGGAAACTAAAGTTATTCAAAACCTATTTACTGCTGGTCAAATGAACGGAACTTCTGGATATGAAGAAGCTGCTGGACAAGGAATTATGGCTGGTATTAACGCCGCATTACGTGCCCAAAATAAAGATCCATTCATCTTGCGTCGTGATCAAGCCTATATCGGCGTTATGATTGATGACCTTGTAACGAAGGGTACTAATGAGCCATATCGTCTATTAACTAGTCGTGCTGAGTATCGTTTGATCCTCCGCCACGATAACGCTGACGAAAGATTAACAAAGCTCGGTCATGACTTAGGATTGATTAACGATGACCGTTATGAAAGATTTGTTGATAAGTGGGACGCCGTTACACATGAAATGCATCGTCTTGAAAAAACAATGATTACGCCAAAAATGGCCGAACCATTCTTGAGTTCATTGGGATTGAAAGGCTTAAAAGATGGAATTCTCGCTGATCGTTTCCTAAGAAGACCAGAGGTACATTACGCTGATATCGTTGCCATGATTGGTGAAGGTGGAGCCGATGTTGATCGTCGTGTTAAGGAACAAGTAGAAATTCGAGTTAAATATGACGGCTATATTAAGAAAGAACAAATGAAGATTGACCGTCTTAAGAAGATGGAATCTAAGAAGATTCCAGAACGTCTTGATTATACGAAGGTTAATGGATTGGCAACTGAGGCTGTTCAAAAGCTCAGCAAGATCAATCCAGAAACAATTGCCCAAGCTAGCCGTATTAGTGGTGTTAACCCAGCTGACATTGGTATCTTGAGTGTTTATATTGAACAAGGAAAAATTGCTAAGACAGCAATGTAAAGATTTAGTAGTCGATCATTTTAGTTAAATGATTGACTATTTTTTCGTATAAAGTGATGATTTAATATAAAAAATTATAAAATTACATGTAAAATGTTATGATATATGTATCCGTGGAAAAGCATCCAATCAGCTTTCTCACTATATATTTAGCGAACAAATATCAGATGATCATTTTCAATTTTTTTAGGGGGCAGGATTTATGAAACACAAAATATTGAGCCTATTATTAGCTTTGGCGCTCATATTCCCAGTTCTTGGTAGTTTGTACAGTACAACTGATGCACAAGCAGCCTGGACTGACACAGCACTAAACGTAACAATTCATTCTAGAAATGTTTCAGGTTTATCGATCTATGATGCAAATGGAAATGTGATTCCAAATGCAACTGTAACTCCAAATAAAGACTTTGCATCAACTTCTGCACGTCGTGATACTACAAGTGGTAATGTTTTCTACAAAATTGCTGACAATCAATATTTGAGTTCACAAGAAGTTCTTCCTGGTATTCCAAATCTTGTCGTTAACTCTATTAGCTCTATTGTTACTACTAAGGCTGGAGATACTCCTCTTTATGATGGTAATGGTGTTTTGGTTGATGGTGAGTCAGTTAAGGGTGATGGTTCTTGGTTTACTAACAAACAGGTTATTAATATTGAGAACGGTTCTACTTTTTATCAGATATCACCTAATCGCTATATTAGTTCTGATTATATTACTGGGTATTATGCTGGGTAAGATGGTTTGTGGTTCACTGCCGCATGGATGTTCCGTACGACGGGCGGCGGAACGCCATGGGTTGAAAAGTAGCCAAAGTGCGGTCTACTTTTACAACCCTTCACTAACCTCGCCTTTATGGCCGAGCTAAGTGAAATTTCACGGCTGGCTCGCCCGTCGTACTCCACATCCATGCTGGGGTTGAGTTAATTCAAATACCCCTCCATCTTTTTTTTAGTTGGATGCAGTCATTTGCGGACTCCTGTTTTGGTGGATATTCTTTTCTTTTATTTTTTAAATTTAATGCAGCCATTTGTGTTTTTTATTTGGCTGGTAAAAACAAAAATAGATATCTCTTTGGCCTGTTGGCTTTGAGATATCTATTTTTTTGTATCATTTTGTGTTTTGTTTTATGGATTCCGTTTCGCTTATCCATTTGTTTTGTTGAGTTTAGAGGTTGTCGCCGTTTGCTCTTAATAACTCACCTAATGATGGTTGTTATTTTGTGTCTCATGTTAAGCAATGACGGGTAAGGAGGATTCTAATAATGATAAAATTATTATTTCAACATGTACTGAACTGAATAGGCAACTAGAATGTAAGCCCAAAGGTAATCTGATCCCAAAAACATAGTTGGAATCAGAATAATTAGTGAGCAAATGATTGCAACAATCACAAAGTGGAGTTTTTCATTCATTCTTTTCATCCTTAATGTGAACTATTGCCAACCAGCATTTCCAGTCCATATTCCCGCAAAGTAATTATAATCAAACCAAATCCCACTTTTAGCTGCTCCTGCCACTAAACCGAATCCTGCACAAACTTTAGACACAATAGGTTCTGGAACAAATAATCCATCAATAGCTACTCCTAAACCAAGTTGATGTAGTGTATCTTTTGATAACCAAACTCTTGCATAGTTCCAGTAAAACTTGATATCGGTTTTACCATTTGATCTTGCAATGTTCTGCTTGATTGAGTGGCTTATTCCTTGTCCATCCACTGCGGTAACAGTTCCAATGGTTGAATCTTTTTGAGTTTCCTGAATTTTTTCGTTGGTTAATGCAATGTTCTCTTTTATGTAATCTGCGACTTTTACTGATAATGTATTCAAATATCCTTGACTAACAGAATAACTATTTGAAGCTGAATCAAAAATTACGTGTTTGCTAATCTCTTTGTCCTGTAGTTCTGTATTCTTAATGCTTCTTTCGGTAGGTATCTCGTCAGCCTTAACGTTTATTGCATTTACTGACACACTTCCAACTGTAAGTGCAATTGCTAAACCAACGCCTAATTTCTCAATAGATCTTTTCATAATATCCCCCAAGAATATGTATTTGAAAATCCTGATAGAACCTCAGAGCAATTGTTACAAAAACTGTGAAGTCAATTTATTATTAACTTCGATAATTAGTATATCATTAAAAGTTAAATCAAACTTTAACATTTTTGTAAAGTTTATGTAAATCCAAGCTACATCTTTACCGACAATGTTAATAGGTATAAATAAATGAGTATAGTGAATGAATTTCTTTGGTCTGTTTCATGGCTAATTAGACGTTAAAATTCACATACTTTTTAGATTTTCAGATTAAAGTTCCAATATAAATTTTCAAAACAATCGAATCAAACTAACTCCTGCTATCATGACTAATATTCCAATTATCTGTATTGGCGTTATGGGGTTCTTGTTTGATTCTAATAATCCAAATTGATCTACTAATAGACTTCCGGTCATTTGGCCTACTAAGATTATTACTACTGCTAGGCCAGTTCCTAGGATTGGTACTAGGTAGGTATTTCCGAATACGAACAAGGCTCCTATTATGCCTCCTATCCACATCCACCATGGATTTCCGGTTGTTGATTTTTGTATTTGTAGTTTGGGATGCAGGATTAGGTTTAATACTATTAAGGTCAAGGTTCCTACTAGAAATGAGATGAAGGCTGCTTTTACTGAGGAATTTAGGACTACTCCTAAATGTCCATTGATGGCTGTCTGGGAGGCTCCTAACATTCCTGCTACTATTCCTAACGTTCTCCAGATCCAGAGTCCTTGTGACTTTGGTTCGTCGATGTTTTGTTTGTGGAATTTACGGATTATGGTGTCCATTCCCACGATAAAAATTACTCCTAGGATTACTAAGATTGCTCCGAAGGTTCTTGTGATTGTGAGGGATGCTTGTTTTGATTGGAATAATCCGAAGTTATCTATTACTAGTCCCATGATTATTTGGCCTAATATGGGAAAAATTACCGTCTGTACGCTTCCTAATTTGGGAAACAGTAAGATGTTAGAGGTTAGGTAAATTACGCCTAGGAAGCCTCCTATCCAAATCCATATGGGCTGACTACTAAATAAGTTTGATGAAAAAAATATTGTGTGATTAATAAATAACGTTATTAATGCTAAAAAAATTGTTCCCAAAGCAAACGATGTTAATGATGCTAAAAATGGTGATCCTAATGACACTTTTAGTCTTGCGTTGATGCTGGTTTGCATGGGTAGACCAATTCCGATTATTACGCCAATAATTACTGCTAACATTTTTTCACCTCAATATGTTCAAGTGATTTCAGTATAGCGCAAAAAAAAGACCTCTTGTCGAGGTCTTTTTCTAGTTATCCATACGGATTATTTCGGGATCCTTGGTTACATAATCTCCAACGTGTGCTAAAAATTCTTGGAAATGTGCTGTGCCATTATGTGATTCAACGGCTGCGGCATCCTTCCAGTGTTCGATGATTTCGTATTCATCATCTGTTCCGAGTTTTTTGAAGTGTCCGTAATCTAGGTTACCAGCTTCTGCTAGTGAACCTTGGACTAATTTATCGATAAATGCTTCGTATTCTGATTCTTTTCCTGGTTTAACTGACAAGCTTACGTTAATAACTTTCATGCCACACACTCCTCATTTTAATTGTTAAGTCTAGTATATCGCTTTAATCGTTAATTTTCTCACTAACTTCACGACGTTTTTTCAGAGCGGTTTTTCCATAATATACACCGTAGCAAATTGCGATGAACGGAATCATGTAGAACAGGGCACTACGCTGATTTGGATCGAAGACGATGAGGAAACATGACAGTAAACTCATAATAAAAGCTGCCCATGGCACGACTGGATACCAAGGAGTTTTAAATTTTAATTCGGAAACCTTATGTCCAGACTTAATGAATTGTTTACGAAAATTGATTTCTGACAAGGCAATTGCCATCCAGACGATAACAACTGCTAATCCGGAGATTGATACTAGTACCAAGTAGACAGTCGAAGCTGCTACAACACTGGAAACAAGTGCTAGAATTCCTCCGACCATGCTGACGCATAAAGCTATCATAGGCACATCGTGCGAATTAGTTTTAGCATATTTAAGTGGAATCATGCCTTCATGTGCCAAGGACCATAGCATTCTTGTTGAGGCGTATAGTCCGGAGTTTGCTGCCGACAAGATTGCTGTTAAGACGACGAAGTTCATTAAATCCCCAGCGAAGGGCAGGCCAATACTCTTGAAGACGAGAACAAATGGACTTTGGTTAACACCAGCTTTTTGCCAAGGAATTAAGGCTGACATGACAACGATACTTCCTATAAAGAAGATGACCAATCGGATCAAGGTTGTATGAATTGCACGAGGCAAATTCTTAGCTGGGTCTTTAGTTTCTCCAGCAGTGATACCTATCAGTTCTGTTCCGGAAAAGGCAAAGTTAACTGTTAACATTGTCGTGAAGACGGCATTGAATCCATTGGGAAATAGTCCATCTTTATACAAGTTGGTGAACATTGGAGCATGAGAATAACCTTTAATGTGGATGACTCCGAAGATTGCTAGGAAACCAACTATTATGAAAAGGACAATCGCGATAACTTTTATACTTGAGAACCAGAACTCTGTTTCGGCGAAGAATCTGACTGAAAGAGCGTTTGAAATGAAGATGACTGCCATAAAAGCAGCACTCCAAATCCATGTGGGTGAGTGTGGGAACCATTGTTGCATGATTAATCCAGCAGCAGTGAACTCAGACCCCAAAGCAACGGTCCAAGTTAGCCAATATAAGATAGCTACTGTAAAACCAGTTCCGGGTCCGATGAATTTATCGGCGTAAACGTGGAATGAACCAGTTTCAGGCATGGCAACTGATAATTCACCTAGACATAACATGACTAAATAAACCACGATTGCTCCAATCCCATATGCGAGGATAGTTCCAATTGGTCCTGCCTCGTGGATTGTGTAACCTGAGCTTAGAAAAAGACCAGTACCAATAACTCCACCAAGAGAGATCATTAGCAGGTGGCGAGATTCCATATTTCGTTTTAGTTTAATATGTTCATTGTTTTCATTTTCCACTTACATTCACCCTACTTGAAATTTTAAAATTAAAATACTATTAAAAAAAGTTAATAATGTTTACAATATACTTCATAAAGATTTATCGCAAGACAACATTTTAGACGGAGGAGCGGTGAAAGTGACTGATTTAATTTCAGAAAACCTACAAAATAAAACCGGTTTAGTAATTGATGGTGCCATGGCAACTGAACTAGAGAAGCGTGGAGTTGATACAAACAATGATTTATGGTCAGCGACAGCTTTGATTGAAAATCCAGAAGCTATCACAGCTGTTCATAAAAGTTATTTTCAAGCTGGTGCAGACATTGCTATTACAAATACGTACCAAGCTAACATTTCAGAATTCATGAAAATGGGTATGACCAAAAAAGAAGGTCAAGATCTGATAATCAAGGCCGTTAAATTGGCAAATAAGGCAAGAGTCGATTATTTCCGTTTACTACACAAAGAGGATAGGGATGTTAGAGCTGCCCACCCACTAATTGCAGGAAGTGTTGGGCCTTATGGAGCCTATCTGGCAGATGGAAGTGAATATCGAGGAGATTATCAACTTTCAGAAAAAGAGTATTTCGACTTCCATAGATCAAGAATGCAGCTATTAGATAAGGCAGGAGTGGACCTGTTTGCTTTTGAGACACAACCAAACTTTGACGAAACAAAAGCCTTAGCGCATATGTTGAAACTAGATTTTCCAGATCAACACGCATGGATGAGCTTTAGCATCAAGGATCCAGAAACACTCTGTGATGGAACACCGTTACAACAAGCAATTAAGTACTTCAATATTTTTGACCAAATTTCAGCTATTGGGGTAAACTGCACCACATTAGAAAACATCGAACCAGCAATCAAAAATATTCGTGCAGTAACTAAGAAACCAATCGTAGTATATCCAAACAATGGAGATATCTATAATCCAGAAACAAAAACTTGGAAGGCAAATAGACAAGCAGAAACATTTACCGACCTAACACCAAAGTGGCTAGATGCAGGTGCTCAACTAATCGGGGGTGCTGTCGAACAACACCCGAAGACATACAACAAGTAGCAAACTATATCAATAAGTAACCCAATATATAGTGTTTAGACCATACGTTCCCACAATATGTTCCACATGAAACATTGTTAGCAAACTAATCATATAAAACAATCAATATCGCAATATATCATATTTGAAGTATCGATATTTTTCATAATCCAGTATGATTAAAACATAGCGTTATCGATGGTCAGGGGTATTTGCTATCAAACTCTCTCTTCTTTTTTTATTACGAAATATTCCAACTTGACCTAAAACACCCATAAAACAAGGGGTGTTTTTTTATACCATGAATTTGATCCTCAATGACCCGCGGATTAATTACGAAGTAATTAGACGTACTAGTTATGAATGTATTTCTAAACAAACAGAAGAGTAGAGAAAAACATCATCAAGAGTAGAATTTGAACCTAAGTTTCTTGAACTTCATTGAGGCTAAGGTGAGATGTTAATACAAAGAAAATCAGACTAATAAAATAATATTCAACAAAACTAAAGTGAGCAGCCACCCCACACAAAAAGAAGATGTATTGACCAGATATAGCCCGGAGGGCAGGTTCCGCGGGGGCCCAAGCCGTGGCGTTTTCCTTTGCTTGCCAAAGGGCAAGCTTAGTAAAAAACCGAGTTTTGAGATTTTCGTGCACTTCGAAAAGCTCAAAATCGTGTTCACAGCGACCACGGCCCCCGCGGAACCTGACCGCAGGGAGGCAGTGAACCCACTCAACAAAACAACCAAAACAAACACTTGCCTTAGACCACACTCGAAGGTCTACCCTAAAAACAGATAAAAAATAAAAATAATTACCAATCTGGTCTATACAACGCAAACAGCATAGCACCAACAAAAATTCACAAATAAAATGTGAAAAAGTCCAATCTGCCTAATAAATTTCTAATAATTCATTTGACAAATGTAAGCGTTTGAGTTGAAATAATTGTAAAAATAAACTGTTAAGTTACAATGAAAGCGTGACTCAAACACAATTATTATTTTTATTTTTTTAAGATTTAGGAGGAATTAGAATGGCTTACAAAACAGTTAATCCATATAACAATGAGCTTGTGAAATCATACCCTGATGCTACATCCGAGGAGATTGAAAAGGCATTAAGTACGGGACACGCATTATATAAACAATGGCGAGATGAACCAATTGCTGACCGTGCGAAAATTTTGCATAAGATTGCCGACCTCTTGAGAAAAAATGAAGATGAATTGGCAAAGATTGCCACGATTGATATGGGTAAACTTTTGAATGAATCAAAAGGTGAAGTTGAATTGTGTGCTATTATCGCTGACTATTATGCTGACAACGGTGAAGACTTATTGAAACCAACACCAATTTCTACTCAAGCAACTGGTGCTGCTGAAATTCTCCACCAATCAACTGGTGTTTTGATGATGGTTGAACCTTGGAATTTCCCTTATTACCAAATCATGCGTGTGTTTGCACCCAACTTTATCGTTGGTAATCCAATGATTTTGAAACATGCTTCAAATACACCTGGATCAGCTGCAGCTTTTGAAAAGATTGTTAAAGAATCTGGTGCCCCAGATGGTAGTTTGACAAACTTGTTCGCTAGCTACGATCAAGTTAGTGACATCATTGCAGACCAACGTGTTCAAGGTGTTGCACTAACTGGATCAAAACGTGGTGGCCAATCAGTCGCTGCTGTTGCTGGACAAAATTTGAAAAAGAATTCGATGGAATTGGGTGGTTCAGATGCCTTTGTTGTGCTATCTGATGCCGACTTAGATACTGCTGTTGACCTTGCTTGGAGAGTTCGTATCTACAACAATGGTCAAGTATGTACTTCAAACAAGAGATTTATCGTCGCTGATAATTTGTACGATGAATTCTTGGCTAAGTTAAAAGATGCTTTTGCTAAGTTGAAACCAGGCGATCCTATGGATCCTTCAACTACATATGCACCTATGAACTCAGCTCGTGCCAAGGCTAAACTACAAGGTCAAATCGATAAGGCTATTGAGGGCGGCGCAAAAGTTGCCTTCGGAAACGGGCCAGTAGACTTACCTGGTCAGTTTATTCAACCAACGATTTTGACAGATATTTCTAAAGATAACCCTGAATTCTACGACGAATTATTCGGACCAGTTGCTCAAGTATTCAAGGTGGGTAGCGACCAAGAAGCTATTGACCTTGCTAACGACTCTGAGCTTGGCTTGGGTGGTATCGTACTTTCAGGCGACCCTGCACATGGTAGAGCCGTTGCTGCCAAGATTGAAACAGGTATGGTCTTCGTAAACTCATTCCTAGTATCATTGCCAGAGCTTCCATTCGGTGGTGTTAAGGGATCAGGTTACGGCCGTGAAATGAGTCAATTAGGACTCAATGCCTTCGTAAATGACAAGCTTGTCGTAACATCACAGACACCTGACTGGGGAAATCCAGCTGGTGGACTTGCCGTCTTTGGCGGTAAATAATATAAGTAAGCATAATTTATTACTAAACTCGAAATCTGAATGGATTTCGAGTTTTTTTGATTTTATCAAGCTTTATGATGTATCCTTGATGTGAAATGTTAGCAAGCGAAGGGAAGTGTCATTATGGAGATCGACGAATTAATCGATGTACTCTACCGGTTGAAGTTGGCGGACTTGAATATGAGTGAGATGTTCAAATCTCAAACGAACTCTAATTTAACGCGATATGCGATGCTGCTGTACTTGAAGCATGGTGGAGAAATGACACAGACTCACATTCAGAACAAGTTGGAGATCAACAGTTCTGCTATCACTCGCCACTTGAAGAACCTTGAAGAAGAGGGCTTTGTAACACGTGTTCGTAACCCTCAGAATAATCGTGAGGTTATGGTAAATATCACTTCAGCGGCCGAAGGGGAAATTGCTAGTTGTAGCAAAACCCCCGCTGCAAAAAAATTTTTAAAGCTAGTATCTCAAGAATTTACTCCAGCTGAGATTGTTGAACTATCACAATTATTGCAGCGTTTGAGTGATTTAGAACTTAAGTGAGTCTCTACAAAGAGGCTCTATTTTTTTAAAATTGTTTGTGAACATATTTACAAGCAAACGCTTACGTGTTAAGGTTGACCTGTTAACAGTTGACACGTCAATTGAAATATTTGATTAGATAAAATTTTGGGAGATGTAATTATGGATGCTACAAAGAATTTAGTTAACAATGATTTCGCTGATATTATGTTGAACCGTCACTCATATAGAAAATTCAAGAGTGATGTAAAGATTTCTCGAGAAGAGATCTCAGAAATGCTTGAGGAAGCTACTACAGCCCCTTCAGCATGTAACCTTCAATCATGGCACTTTGTTGTTTGTGACAACGCTGAAGGTAAGGAAAAAGCTCATTCAGTTATGATGCCATTCAACTACCCACAGACTGATTCAAGTTCAGTTGTCATTTTCATTTTAGGTGACACACAATCACATTATAAGTATCGTGATGTTTGGAACAAGGCTTGTGACAATGGACAAATCACACCTGAAGAACGTGACAAGGTATTCAAGACATTCTTGCCATTATATGAACATGCTGATCGCCAATTCTTGGAAAAGGATGCAACTATTGATGGTGGTATTATCGCCATGCAATTGATGTTAATCGCCCGTGCCCACGGATACGAAGCAAACCCAATGTCAGGTTACAATTTTGATCAAGTAGCACCAACATTCGGTTTAGACGGTGAGCGTTTTATCCCCGTTACAGCCATTGCTATTGGTAAACCAGATGGTGACTATACTAAGTCTGTACGTTATCCAGTTAATGAAATCACAGACTTTATGTAAAAATTTAGATGGAAAAAGGACGAGATTTTCTCGTCCTTTTTTATTTGGAAAATTTTGCTGAATGTCTATTCTGCATTAAAACCGGGTTTTGAATATATTCAGAATAAATTTTGTAAAACTCATCTAAATCGTTAATGACCTTCATATTTTTGAAATAAGGATCCATATCTTGTACGGATTTGAAAGTTGGTGAATTGGTCTTTAACATGTGTGCTCCGAAATAGTTTGGCATTCCAGCTATTCGGTTGAACAGATCTTTTTTATAGTCTTCAGTAACGTCTAGCCTGTCACTGGATTTGTGGTACGCATACTCAATACCATTATAATCAAATAAAATAATTAAATGAAAGTACATAATTTCCTCCTAGTTAAGTTGTTCGTGTTCATGGCGACTATGTTCCGAATAATTTTGAATCATGTCTTGCGTGTCCCATATTTGCAATTCCCAAGGGAAATGCTTGTTTGAATCTTGAAAGTAGCAGTGTATTGCATGATAGTTTCCATCGTTTCTGTAATAGAACTTATAAAGAATTGAAGATTCCTTTAACCGGTCAAGCAGGTCAAAAATGTCATTATAATCTGGTTCGATGTTGTCTAGTATTATACGAGCGGCAAAAAAATCGTTCAATGTTTTTGATACATATTTGTGTTTGAAAAGATTATGCCTCAATTTACGATTTATCGATTCCCATTTTTTTATTCTGTATCTGAAGTTATATAAAGACTCATATTTTGAAAGTACGTTATTATCTGAACCGAAATAATCTCCCAGATCAGTTAAATATGTTGGCAATGTATGATTGGAAAAATTATCGTCAGATAATGCTTCGTCAATAGTTAGCTTTCTCAAGTTATATATTCCGTCAACAGTTGCATAATAGGACTTTGTAAATTTTAAATATTCATCTTCTAAATCTAAAACCAATTGTTCGATTGTTAATAGTGAGTCATTCAAATGAACTAGCTCCTTCACGTAATTTAATTCGTTAGAATAAATTACGCAAAAACGTCTCAAGTTCTTCCAATAGAATGAGTGTAAATCGTTATATATATTTGGATAATATGCCTATCAATTTACTTGCTAGTCATCAAGATACTTTCTCTTACTTAATTTTTCAAACGTAGAATCAAACTTATCTACGTATTGAAGATAATATTTAAAAAATTCATCCTCACTTTCAATAGGAATTATATTTGTAAGTATTGATCCATAACTTGAACTGAGTGAAATGTTGGACTGTCCGTAGTTAAGTCATGCAATCCGACAGGCTTTCTGTTTTCCACTTGTGAAATTTTATCAAACAGTGATTTTTCGACAGCATCAATATCTGATTGTTTTAAACTCGAAGCATGGTATGCATAAGACTGTTTATCTACATCAATTAATACAATAAAATGCATATATTTTTTCGTCGTTATCAGTCCAATCTTAATGTGCCAAGTATAACAGATATATGTAACGACGTTATGTCAGTGCTGAACGAATTTGAAAAAAACGACTAACAATCTCAGATTGTTAGTCGCCTATTTTTAGTAGTTATTCTTTTTTATATAATCACGTGCCCAAGCTAACATTTTTTCGTCTTCTTCAGCATCTTGTGATGTTAAAATTTTTGGACCATCGTCAGTAATAGCAAGTGTATGCTCGTATTGAGCTGACCAGCTACCATCGGCTGAAACGTAATAGATCCAAGGGTCGTTGACGTCTTTAACTTCACGGTCAGCAATTTCCCATGTTCCTTCGTTGATCATTGGTTCGATGGTAATTGTCATTCCAGCTTTAAGACGTAGTCCCTTGCCTTTTTGACCATAGTGCATAACGTCAGGTTTTTCGTGCATTGTTGGCTGGATTCCATGACCAATTAGGTCACGAACATCGCCATAATCATGTTTGTTTTCTGTGAAGTCTTGGATGGCGAAACCGATGTCACCTAAGCGATTGCCAACGACACTTTGGGCAATTCCTAGGTACAATGACTTTTTAGTAACATCCATCAAGTCTTTTGTTTGTTGACTAGGAGTTCCAACAGCGTAACTCCAGCAAGAATCACTTTCGTAACCATCTTTGTTAACAGTCATATCGACTTTAACGATATCGCCGTCTTTAAGGATTAAATTACGACGTGGAGTACCATGAGCCACTTCATCGTTAACATCGACGCAGGTGGCATATTTATAGC encodes:
- the mnmG gene encoding tRNA uridine-5-carboxymethylaminomethyl(34) synthesis enzyme MnmG; the encoded protein is MVEVKEFDSETYDVIVVGAGHAGSEAALAAARMGEKTLLITINLDMVAFMPCNPSVGGPAKGIVVREVDALGGQMGKNIDKTYIQMRMLNTGKGPAVRALRAQADKNMYHRVMKDTLEQEPNLTLRQGIVEKLIVEDGVCKGVVSGTGAKYHAKTVVLTAGTASRGKIIIGELMYSSGPNNSIPSIKLSEDLEKHGFKLARFKTGTPPRVNKNTINFDETEEQPGDEEPNHFSFETPDAQYLKDQISCWMTYTNARTHKIIRDNLDRAPMFSGVIEGVGPRYCPSIEDKVVRFADKPRHQIFLEPEGRDTQEYYVGDFSTSMPEEIQLKMVHSVAGLENAQLMRPGYAIEYDVVEPWQLKLNMETKVIQNLFTAGQMNGTSGYEEAAGQGIMAGINAALRAQNKDPFILRRDQAYIGVMIDDLVTKGTNEPYRLLTSRAEYRLILRHDNADERLTKLGHDLGLINDDRYERFVDKWDAVTHEMHRLEKTMITPKMAEPFLSSLGLKGLKDGILADRFLRRPEVHYADIVAMIGEGGADVDRRVKEQVEIRVKYDGYIKKEQMKIDRLKKMESKKIPERLDYTKVNGLATEAVQKLSKINPETIAQASRISGVNPADIGILSVYIEQGKIAKTAM
- a CDS encoding SLAP domain-containing protein translates to MKHKILSLLLALALIFPVLGSLYSTTDAQAAWTDTALNVTIHSRNVSGLSIYDANGNVIPNATVTPNKDFASTSARRDTTSGNVFYKIADNQYLSSQEVLPGIPNLVVNSISSIVTTKAGDTPLYDGNGVLVDGESVKGDGSWFTNKQVINIENGSTFYQISPNRYISSDYITGYYAG
- a CDS encoding DMT family transporter, translating into MLAVIIGVIIGIGLPMQTSINARLKVSLGSPFLASLTSFALGTIFLALITLFINHTIFFSSNLFSSQPIWIWIGGFLGVIYLTSNILLFPKLGSVQTVIFPILGQIIMGLVIDNFGLFQSKQASLTITRTFGAILVILGVIFIVGMDTIIRKFHKQNIDEPKSQGLWIWRTLGIVAGMLGASQTAINGHLGVVLNSSVKAAFISFLVGTLTLIVLNLILHPKLQIQKSTTGNPWWMWIGGIIGALFVFGNTYLVPILGTGLAVVIILVGQMTGSLLVDQFGLLESNKNPITPIQIIGILVMIAGVSLIRLF
- a CDS encoding putative quinol monooxygenase, which produces MKVINVSLSVKPGKESEYEAFIDKLVQGSLAEAGNLDYGHFKKLGTDDEYEIIEHWKDAAAVESHNGTAHFQEFLAHVGDYVTKDPEIIRMDN
- a CDS encoding amino acid permease — translated: MESRHLLMISLGGVIGTGLFLSSGYTIHEAGPIGTILAYGIGAIVVYLVMLCLGELSVAMPETGSFHVYADKFIGPGTGFTVAILYWLTWTVALGSEFTAAGLIMQQWFPHSPTWIWSAAFMAVIFISNALSVRFFAETEFWFSSIKVIAIVLFIIVGFLAIFGVIHIKGYSHAPMFTNLYKDGLFPNGFNAVFTTMLTVNFAFSGTELIGITAGETKDPAKNLPRAIHTTLIRLVIFFIGSIVVMSALIPWQKAGVNQSPFVLVFKSIGLPFAGDLMNFVVLTAILSAANSGLYASTRMLWSLAHEGMIPLKYAKTNSHDVPMIALCVSMVGGILALVSSVVAASTVYLVLVSISGLAVVIVWMAIALSEINFRKQFIKSGHKVSELKFKTPWYPVVPWAAFIMSLLSCFLIVFDPNQRSALFYMIPFIAICYGVYYGKTALKKRREVSEKIND
- the mmuM gene encoding homocysteine S-methyltransferase; the encoded protein is MTDLISENLQNKTGLVIDGAMATELEKRGVDTNNDLWSATALIENPEAITAVHKSYFQAGADIAITNTYQANISEFMKMGMTKKEGQDLIIKAVKLANKARVDYFRLLHKEDRDVRAAHPLIAGSVGPYGAYLADGSEYRGDYQLSEKEYFDFHRSRMQLLDKAGVDLFAFETQPNFDETKALAHMLKLDFPDQHAWMSFSIKDPETLCDGTPLQQAIKYFNIFDQISAIGVNCTTLENIEPAIKNIRAVTKKPIVVYPNNGDIYNPETKTWKANRQAETFTDLTPKWLDAGAQLIGGAVEQHPKTYNK